A genomic window from Marivivens aquimaris includes:
- a CDS encoding CaiB/BaiF CoA transferase family protein — MPTQPPNSQTPQPLSGVRVLDFTRVLAGPYCTALMADLGADVIKVEAAHGDDYRHIGPFKDGESLLFQAINRGKRSIALDLKSPDAIATVKALLADCDVLIENFRPGVMEKLGLSYDALAKDFPHLVYVSVSGFGQTGPNTKKPAYDIIVQAMSGLMDATGEPDGAPTMVGEALGDVAGGLFAAWGTMVALFDCSRTGLGRHVDVALFDGLVSMMPILACRTLMGGETPARTGNRHPLSAPFGTYPAADGHFALAVLNDRLFATFCDVIGQPELVQDARFTSDPLRRENEPALAEYIDQWAGSLPVDQVVHHLSAAGIPASSIQSVAQAWASSQAVERGLASTVTHPDLGVLNVPEQPVHFNGAGRGGRKPAPALNADAGDILNLLNKEQRA; from the coding sequence ATGCCCACTCAGCCCCCCAACAGCCAAACGCCCCAACCCCTCAGCGGGGTGCGCGTGCTTGATTTCACCCGCGTTCTGGCGGGTCCATACTGCACCGCATTGATGGCCGATCTGGGCGCGGATGTGATTAAGGTCGAAGCCGCCCACGGCGACGATTACCGCCATATCGGCCCGTTCAAGGACGGGGAAAGCCTGTTGTTTCAGGCAATCAACCGGGGCAAGCGGTCAATTGCGCTGGACCTGAAATCGCCCGACGCGATTGCGACGGTCAAGGCGTTGCTGGCAGATTGCGACGTGCTGATCGAGAACTTCCGCCCCGGCGTGATGGAGAAGCTGGGGCTGAGCTATGACGCGCTGGCCAAGGATTTTCCCCATCTGGTTTACGTGTCCGTGTCCGGCTTCGGGCAGACCGGGCCAAACACCAAAAAACCCGCCTATGACATCATCGTGCAGGCGATGAGCGGGTTGATGGACGCCACCGGCGAACCCGACGGTGCACCGACGATGGTGGGCGAGGCTTTGGGCGACGTGGCCGGTGGCCTGTTCGCCGCTTGGGGCACAATGGTTGCCCTGTTTGACTGCAGCCGCACCGGGCTGGGGCGTCATGTGGATGTGGCGCTGTTTGACGGGTTGGTGTCGATGATGCCCATTCTGGCCTGCCGCACCCTGATGGGCGGCGAGACCCCGGCGCGCACCGGCAACCGCCACCCGCTGTCCGCGCCCTTTGGCACCTATCCGGCGGCGGACGGGCATTTCGCGTTGGCGGTTCTGAACGACCGGCTGTTTGCCACCTTCTGCGACGTGATCGGCCAGCCCGAACTGGTACAGGACGCGCGGTTTACCAGCGATCCTCTGCGCCGCGAGAACGAACCTGCGCTCGCCGAGTATATCGACCAGTGGGCAGGTTCCTTGCCGGTGGATCAGGTGGTGCACCACCTGTCAGCGGCAGGTATTCCGGCATCCTCCATTCAATCTGTGGCACAGGCTTGGGCGTCGTCTCAAGCAGTGGAGCGCGGGTTGGCGTCCACGGTCACGCATCCCGACTTGGGCGTTCTGAACGTCCCTGAACAGCCGGTGCATTTTAACGGCGCAGGGCGCGGCGGGCGCAAGCCGGCCCCGGCCCTGAATGCTGATGCAGGCGATATTCTGAATTTGTTGAACAAGGAGCAACGCGCATGA
- a CDS encoding acyl-CoA dehydrogenase family protein → MTTYPMSDDERALVAQIERFSTEVLAPKAAQIDEEALFATLHLDAMADMGLLGLNLPEDHGGIGLSGPALYAAVEAIAGACGSTASMLTAHFLATDSLLLGADADLQARILPDAAAGTSLGAFALTEPQAGSNPADMRTTAKREGDGYRIKGSKCFISNAGAADFMVVYAKTDPAAGARGVSAFIVEPKKIDGVSVAPNEKTMGLKGGHVFGISFDCWVPDENRLGAEGTGFRTAMKVLDNGRIEVAAQATGIADAALKAAISYAKERQVSGHAIADFQGLQWMLADSATELAAARALAMQAATLRGTGVRYSSESAFAKLYASEAAWRIADRALQIHGGYGYTRDFPLERYLRDLRIFRIYEGSSEIQRTIIARGLLA, encoded by the coding sequence ATGACCACCTATCCCATGAGCGACGACGAACGCGCGCTGGTCGCGCAGATCGAACGGTTCTCGACCGAGGTTTTGGCCCCGAAAGCGGCGCAGATCGACGAAGAGGCGCTGTTCGCCACCCTCCATCTGGACGCGATGGCGGACATGGGCCTGTTGGGTCTGAACCTGCCGGAAGACCACGGCGGGATCGGCCTGTCCGGCCCCGCGCTGTATGCGGCGGTCGAGGCGATCGCGGGCGCCTGTGGGTCCACCGCATCCATGCTGACGGCGCATTTTCTGGCCACGGATTCGCTGCTTCTGGGGGCGGATGCCGATTTGCAGGCCCGCATTCTGCCCGATGCCGCGGCGGGCACGTCGTTGGGCGCGTTTGCCCTGACCGAACCGCAGGCCGGATCGAACCCCGCCGACATGCGCACGACGGCCAAGCGCGAAGGCGATGGATATCGGATCAAAGGGTCCAAGTGCTTTATCTCGAACGCGGGCGCGGCGGATTTCATGGTGGTCTATGCCAAGACCGACCCCGCCGCCGGTGCACGCGGTGTCAGCGCTTTTATTGTTGAACCGAAGAAAATCGACGGCGTGTCCGTCGCGCCCAATGAAAAAACGATGGGCCTGAAGGGCGGGCATGTGTTTGGCATCAGCTTTGATTGCTGGGTGCCGGACGAAAACCGTCTGGGCGCCGAAGGCACGGGGTTCCGTACTGCAATGAAGGTTCTGGACAATGGCCGGATCGAAGTCGCTGCACAGGCCACCGGCATTGCCGACGCCGCGCTGAAGGCCGCGATTTCCTATGCCAAGGAACGGCAGGTCAGCGGCCATGCGATTGCGGACTTCCAAGGGCTGCAATGGATGCTGGCCGACAGTGCCACCGAACTGGCCGCCGCCCGCGCGCTGGCGATGCAGGCGGCGACCCTGCGCGGGACCGGCGTGCGCTATTCCAGCGAATCCGCCTTTGCCAAGCTGTATGCCAGCGAAGCCGCGTGGCGGATTGCTGACCGGGCGCTGCAAATTCACGGCGGCTATGGCTATACCCGCGATTTCCCGCTGGAACGCTACCTGCGCGATCTGCGGATTTTCCGCATCTATGAAGGGTCATCCGAGATCCAGCGCACAATCATTGCGAGAGGATTGCTGGCTTGA
- a CDS encoding TRAP transporter small permease subunit has product MEQLANALDKVNIGVAHLVRWLALAMMLVQFTIVVGRYAFGVNSIALQESVLYMHAALFMLAAGYTLLVDKHVRVDVFYAKATPKTRRRIDIFGHLFLLMPSMIALIYWSWPSVRNSWAILEGPISVGGIEAVFLLKSLMPAFCVLVMLQSLALLIRLLAVKET; this is encoded by the coding sequence ATGGAGCAACTGGCAAACGCCTTGGACAAGGTAAACATCGGTGTCGCCCATTTGGTGCGCTGGCTGGCGCTGGCCATGATGCTGGTGCAGTTCACCATCGTTGTCGGGCGCTATGCGTTCGGCGTGAATTCCATCGCGTTGCAGGAAAGTGTTCTTTATATGCACGCCGCGCTGTTCATGCTGGCGGCGGGCTATACGCTGCTGGTCGACAAGCATGTGCGGGTGGACGTGTTCTATGCCAAGGCAACGCCAAAGACACGCCGCCGGATCGACATTTTCGGCCATCTGTTCCTGCTGATGCCGTCGATGATTGCACTGATTTACTGGTCGTGGCCGTCGGTGCGCAATTCATGGGCGATCCTTGAAGGCCCAATTTCCGTGGGCGGGATCGAGGCGGTGTTCCTGCTGAAATCCCTGATGCCCGCCTTTTGTGTCCTCGTGATGCTGCAATCCCTAGCCCTGTTGATCCGCCTTTTGGCCGTGAAAGAGACCTGA
- the hutG gene encoding N-formylglutamate deformylase yields MTPVEIHRGDSPIVLGLPHTGTHVPADIKARLNARGQGLDDTDWHIHTLYDGLLPGATTVRATFHRYVIDANRDPSGVSLYPGQNTTGLVPLTDFDGQDIWNTPPTKDEVEARRQAFHAPYHEALEAELERVRDLHGVAILYDCHSIRSHIPFLFDGTLPDFNIGTNLGTTCAPEIEAAVQNLCEMAEGYSSVTNGRFKGGWTTRHYGRPADGLHAIQMELAQSTYLKDEAAPWTYDTEKSARLRGYLKTILTTLADLAPDLKGTS; encoded by the coding sequence ATGACCCCCGTTGAAATCCACCGGGGCGACAGCCCCATCGTGCTGGGCCTGCCCCATACTGGCACACACGTGCCCGCCGACATCAAGGCGCGGCTGAACGCGCGGGGGCAGGGGCTGGACGACACGGATTGGCACATCCACACGCTTTATGACGGGCTGCTGCCCGGCGCGACCACGGTCCGCGCAACCTTCCATCGTTACGTGATCGACGCCAACCGCGACCCATCGGGCGTATCGCTCTATCCCGGTCAGAACACCACCGGGCTGGTGCCGCTGACCGATTTCGACGGGCAGGATATCTGGAACACACCCCCCACCAAGGATGAGGTCGAGGCCCGTCGCCAAGCCTTCCATGCACCCTATCACGAAGCCCTTGAGGCCGAGCTTGAGCGGGTGCGTGACCTGCACGGGGTTGCGATCCTGTATGATTGCCACTCGATCCGGTCGCACATCCCGTTTCTGTTCGACGGCACGCTCCCCGATTTCAACATTGGCACCAATCTGGGCACCACTTGCGCCCCAGAGATCGAAGCCGCTGTTCAGAACCTGTGCGAGATGGCAGAGGGCTATTCCAGCGTCACCAACGGCCGCTTCAAGGGCGGCTGGACAACGCGCCATTACGGACGACCGGCGGACGGGCTGCACGCAATTCAGATGGAGCTGGCACAAAGCACCTATCTGAAGGACGAGGCTGCGCCCTGGACCTATGACACCGAAAAATCCGCGCGGCTGCGCGGGTATTTGAAAACCATTCTGACAACTCTGGCCGATCTGGCACCTGATCTGAAAGGAACATCATGA
- a CDS encoding TRAP transporter substrate-binding protein — protein MQRRTFLTTGAIGTAATALATPAIAQDKRQWKMVTAWPKNLPGPGVAAQQLADRITTLSGGRIEVKLFPAGELVPGRGVFDAVSEGTAELYHAVPAYWGSKSKGILLFGSQPFGLRADEQVGWMVHGGGQALYDEMYGRFGIKPFLCGNSGPQWGGWFRNEVNSAEDLKGMKFRTTGLASEMAAKMGMAAEAMSGPDMFQALQTGALDAGEFIGPWTDSALGYYQVAKNYYWPGVGEPSSAEECGVNADVFNDLPDDLKQVVQAACDSLYNQVWTEYTTKHALSLQAMVAEHGVQVKMFPEDVITGMGKAAAEVIDDLRNDDDELVKRITESFVAYRASVGKYMVYADNGQMNARNLVMGY, from the coding sequence ATGCAAAGACGGACATTTCTGACCACGGGTGCTATCGGCACCGCAGCAACGGCACTGGCAACCCCAGCCATCGCGCAGGACAAGCGCCAGTGGAAGATGGTCACCGCGTGGCCCAAGAACCTGCCTGGGCCGGGCGTGGCCGCACAACAACTGGCCGACCGGATCACGACCCTGTCGGGGGGCCGGATCGAGGTCAAACTTTTCCCTGCCGGAGAGCTTGTGCCCGGTCGCGGCGTCTTTGACGCGGTCAGCGAAGGCACCGCCGAGCTGTATCACGCTGTTCCCGCCTATTGGGGGTCGAAATCCAAGGGTATACTGTTGTTCGGCTCGCAACCTTTTGGCCTGCGCGCGGACGAGCAAGTCGGCTGGATGGTGCATGGCGGCGGTCAGGCACTTTACGACGAAATGTATGGCCGGTTTGGCATCAAGCCTTTCCTGTGCGGCAACTCTGGCCCGCAATGGGGCGGTTGGTTCCGCAACGAAGTGAACTCGGCCGAAGACCTGAAAGGCATGAAGTTCCGCACCACGGGTCTGGCGTCCGAAATGGCGGCCAAAATGGGCATGGCGGCCGAGGCGATGAGCGGCCCGGACATGTTCCAGGCCCTGCAAACCGGCGCTTTGGACGCGGGCGAATTTATCGGCCCCTGGACCGACAGCGCGCTTGGCTATTACCAGGTCGCCAAGAACTATTACTGGCCCGGCGTGGGCGAGCCATCGTCGGCCGAGGAATGCGGCGTCAACGCAGACGTGTTCAACGACCTGCCCGACGACCTGAAACAGGTTGTGCAAGCGGCCTGTGACAGCCTGTATAATCAGGTCTGGACCGAATACACCACCAAGCACGCCCTGTCGTTGCAAGCGATGGTGGCCGAGCACGGCGTTCAGGTGAAAATGTTCCCCGAAGACGTCATCACCGGCATGGGCAAAGCCGCCGCCGAGGTCATCGACGATCTGCGCAATGACGATGACGAGCTGGTCAAACGGATCACCGAAAGCTTCGTGGCCTATCGTGCATCGGTCGGTAAATACATGGTCTATGCTGACAACGGTCAGATGAACGCACGTAATCTGGTCATGGGGTACTAA
- a CDS encoding LysR family transcriptional regulator, with translation MQAIPVSLRQIDYVIAAADTGSTAAAARVLNVSQPSVSLAIAKVEEHFGRPLFARSAGQGIAPTAFGLRKLGALRSLRAQAQSVLDHKDSGAEVLNLGVFSTLGPRYAPALVGSFQKVAPDARIALHEGDLDRLTRWLENGRIDLALIYDFGLPSSLKITPLADVRPFGLVARAHPLAGRGTVAMADLLTDPLILMNLPHSRNYFLTLAQMNGIRPRIAHETSSVEMLRAMVANHMGVGLVATDIAQDTACDGQPVTRLELSDPLVPHRIALARAPHPHTASLVAAFQDHVASAFNP, from the coding sequence ATGCAAGCTATACCCGTCAGCCTTCGCCAGATCGACTATGTCATTGCCGCCGCGGACACCGGCAGCACCGCCGCCGCCGCGCGGGTGTTGAACGTGTCGCAACCGTCAGTGTCGCTGGCGATTGCCAAGGTCGAGGAACACTTTGGCCGCCCGCTGTTTGCCCGCAGCGCAGGCCAAGGCATTGCCCCCACCGCGTTCGGGCTGCGCAAACTGGGCGCCTTGCGCAGCCTGCGCGCACAGGCGCAATCGGTGCTGGATCACAAAGACAGCGGGGCCGAGGTGCTGAACCTTGGCGTCTTTTCCACCCTTGGCCCACGCTATGCGCCCGCCTTGGTGGGCAGCTTTCAGAAAGTCGCGCCCGACGCCCGGATCGCACTGCACGAAGGCGATCTGGACCGTCTGACGCGCTGGCTGGAAAACGGGCGCATCGACCTCGCATTGATCTATGATTTCGGCCTGCCGTCGTCGCTTAAGATCACACCGCTGGCCGATGTGCGGCCCTTTGGGCTGGTTGCGCGGGCGCACCCTTTGGCGGGGCGCGGGACGGTTGCGATGGCGGATTTGCTGACCGATCCGCTGATCCTGATGAACCTGCCGCACAGCCGCAATTACTTCCTGACGCTGGCGCAGATGAACGGCATCCGGCCGCGCATCGCACATGAAACAAGCTCGGTCGAGATGTTGCGGGCGATGGTTGCCAATCACATGGGTGTGGGGCTGGTTGCCACCGATATTGCGCAGGATACGGCCTGCGACGGTCAACCCGTCACGCGGCTGGAACTGTCAGACCCGCTTGTGCCGCATCGCATCGCGCTGGCCCGTGCGCCGCATCCGCATACCGCGTCACTGGTGGCCGCGTTTCAGGATCATGTGGCAAGCGCCTTCAACCCCTGA
- a CDS encoding TRAP transporter large permease, with protein sequence MIEYLDLIMFAALMGAILLGFPVSFSIAGVAVIFAYLGWMLGQMDITLLGALGQRVFGVLTNPVLIAIPLFVLMGALLEKSRIAEGLLDTMGRLFGQLRGGLGISVVLVGTLLAASTGIVGATVVAMGMIALPTMLRAGYDARVASGIVCTAGTLGQIIPPSTLLIILADVMSTSFQQAQYEQGKFSVEALSVGQFFAAAVTPGLVLVCLYLIYIVARGWLRPQDIPPAPLDIAKPDWREVVGAVIPPVLLIFAVLGTILGGIATPTEAASVGAVGALLMTGYRIGIAPRIILLGTVALIALGILAGAFPVRFQRSDLSSGAYVLGIFYAGLAVAGGLSVLLALRAALQKQVVQEAVKSTMTMTSMIFATIIAAGFFSLVFIGLGGEERVAGILAEMPGGANGALVFCMIVIFIMGFFLDFVEISVIVLPLITPSLILLGHDPIWLGVLIAINLQTSFLTPPFGFSLFYLRGVAPDEISTGQIYAGVLPFICLQIVGITLIWLLPDLATWLPKALF encoded by the coding sequence ATGATCGAATATCTCGACCTTATCATGTTCGCAGCCCTCATGGGTGCGATCCTTCTTGGGTTCCCTGTGTCGTTCAGCATCGCGGGGGTTGCCGTGATCTTTGCCTATCTGGGCTGGATGCTGGGGCAAATGGACATCACCCTGCTGGGCGCGTTGGGCCAACGGGTGTTTGGCGTTCTGACCAACCCCGTCTTGATCGCCATTCCGCTGTTCGTACTGATGGGCGCTTTGCTGGAAAAAAGCCGCATTGCGGAAGGGCTTTTGGACACGATGGGCCGGCTGTTCGGGCAGTTGCGCGGAGGCTTGGGCATTTCGGTCGTGCTGGTCGGCACGTTGCTGGCAGCGTCAACCGGCATTGTCGGGGCGACCGTGGTGGCGATGGGGATGATTGCCCTGCCCACCATGCTGCGCGCCGGATATGACGCGCGGGTCGCATCGGGCATCGTGTGCACGGCTGGCACGCTGGGGCAGATTATTCCGCCCTCGACCCTGCTGATCATTCTGGCGGACGTAATGTCCACCTCGTTCCAGCAGGCGCAGTACGAACAGGGCAAGTTTTCGGTCGAGGCGCTGTCGGTCGGCCAGTTTTTCGCCGCTGCTGTAACCCCCGGCTTGGTGCTGGTCTGCCTTTACCTGATCTATATCGTGGCGCGCGGATGGCTGCGCCCGCAGGACATACCCCCTGCGCCCCTTGACATCGCCAAACCCGACTGGCGCGAGGTCGTCGGCGCGGTGATCCCGCCTGTCCTGCTGATTTTCGCCGTGCTGGGCACCATTCTGGGCGGCATCGCCACCCCGACCGAGGCCGCATCAGTCGGCGCTGTCGGTGCGCTGTTGATGACCGGCTATCGCATTGGCATCGCCCCACGCATCATCCTGCTGGGCACGGTTGCCCTGATCGCGCTGGGTATTCTGGCGGGTGCCTTTCCGGTGCGGTTTCAGCGTAGCGACCTGAGCTCGGGCGCATATGTGCTTGGCATTTTCTATGCCGGGCTTGCGGTGGCTGGCGGGCTGTCGGTACTGCTGGCCTTGCGCGCCGCACTGCAAAAGCAGGTGGTGCAAGAGGCGGTGAAATCGACCATGACCATGACCTCGATGATCTTTGCAACGATCATTGCCGCCGGGTTCTTCAGCCTTGTCTTTATCGGACTGGGCGGCGAGGAACGCGTGGCGGGCATTCTGGCCGAAATGCCGGGCGGGGCCAACGGCGCGCTGGTCTTTTGCATGATAGTGATTTTCATCATGGGCTTCTTTCTGGATTTCGTCGAAATCTCGGTGATTGTGCTGCCGCTGATCACGCCGTCGCTGATCTTACTGGGTCATGATCCGATCTGGCTGGGCGTATTGATTGCGATCAACCTGCAGACCTCGTTCCTGACGCCGCCCTTCGGCTTTTCGCTGTTCTATCTGCGCGGCGTGGCCCCGGATGAAATCTCTACCGGCCAGATATATGCAGGCGTGCTACCGTTCATCTGTCTGCAGATTGTGGGCATCACGTTGATATGGCTACTGCCGGATCTGGCGACATGGCTGCCAAAAGCACTTTTTTGA
- the hutU gene encoding urocanate hydratase, protein MSDPRKNTRDIYPATGTEMTAKHWTTEAPLRMLMNNLHPDVAENPHELVVYGGIGRAARTWDDFDKIVATLRDLEEDQTLLVQSGKPVGVFPTHKDAPRVLIANSNLVPHWATWDHFNELDKKGLAMYGQMTAGSWIYIGSQGIVQGTYETFVEAGRQHYGGDLKGKWILTGGLGGMGGAQPLAAVMAGACCLAVECNPDSIDFRLRTRYVDEKTDSLDEALAMIERWTAAGEAKSVALLGNAADVYPELIKRGIRPDIVTDQTSAHDPVNGYLPQGWTMAQWREKRESDPKAVEKAARASMMVQVKAMVDFHAAGIPTVDYGNNIRQMALEEGLDNAFDFPGFVPAYIRPLFCRGIGPFRWAALSGDPEDIYKTDAKVKEILAEDSHLHNWLDMARERIAFQGLPARICWVGLGVRHKLGLAFNEMVRNGELKAPIVIGRDHLDSGSVASPNRETEAMLDGSDAVSDWPLLNALLNTASGATWVSLHHGGGVGMGFSQHSGMVICCDGTEDADRRIERVLWNDPATGVMRHADAGYDDAKDCARENGLNLPGIL, encoded by the coding sequence ATGAGCGATCCGCGCAAGAACACCCGCGACATCTATCCCGCAACCGGCACCGAAATGACGGCCAAGCACTGGACCACCGAAGCGCCCCTGCGGATGTTGATGAACAACCTGCACCCCGACGTGGCCGAAAACCCGCATGAGCTGGTTGTGTATGGCGGCATTGGGCGCGCCGCGCGCACATGGGACGATTTCGACAAGATCGTCGCCACCTTGCGGGACCTGGAAGAAGACCAGACCCTTCTGGTGCAATCAGGCAAGCCTGTCGGGGTGTTCCCGACGCACAAGGATGCGCCGCGCGTTCTGATCGCCAACTCAAACCTCGTGCCGCATTGGGCGACGTGGGATCATTTTAACGAGCTGGATAAGAAGGGTCTGGCGATGTATGGCCAGATGACAGCGGGTTCCTGGATCTATATCGGCTCGCAAGGTATCGTGCAGGGCACCTATGAGACCTTTGTCGAAGCGGGGCGTCAGCATTACGGTGGCGACCTGAAGGGCAAGTGGATCCTGACCGGCGGTCTGGGTGGCATGGGCGGGGCGCAACCGCTGGCGGCTGTGATGGCCGGGGCCTGCTGTCTGGCGGTCGAATGCAACCCCGACAGCATCGACTTCCGCCTCCGCACCCGCTACGTGGACGAAAAGACCGACAGTCTGGACGAGGCGCTTGCGATGATCGAACGCTGGACCGCTGCCGGTGAGGCCAAATCGGTCGCGCTTCTGGGCAACGCCGCCGATGTGTATCCCGAGTTGATCAAGCGCGGCATCCGCCCTGATATCGTCACCGACCAGACCAGTGCCCATGATCCCGTAAACGGCTATCTGCCGCAGGGTTGGACGATGGCCCAATGGCGCGAAAAGCGCGAAAGCGACCCAAAAGCTGTTGAAAAGGCCGCGCGTGCCTCGATGATGGTGCAGGTCAAGGCGATGGTTGATTTCCATGCCGCCGGTATTCCGACCGTCGATTACGGCAACAACATCCGCCAGATGGCGCTGGAAGAGGGGCTGGACAATGCATTCGACTTCCCCGGCTTCGTGCCCGCCTATATCCGCCCGCTGTTCTGCCGTGGCATCGGTCCGTTCCGTTGGGCGGCCCTGTCGGGCGACCCGGAAGACATCTACAAGACCGACGCCAAGGTGAAGGAAATCCTGGCCGAGGACAGCCACCTGCACAACTGGCTGGATATGGCGCGCGAGCGGATCGCGTTTCAGGGGCTGCCCGCGCGGATTTGCTGGGTCGGTCTGGGCGTGCGTCACAAGCTGGGCCTGGCGTTCAACGAAATGGTGCGCAATGGCGAGTTGAAAGCCCCGATCGTAATCGGACGCGACCATCTGGACTCAGGCTCAGTCGCATCGCCCAATCGCGAAACCGAGGCGATGCTGGATGGCTCGGATGCGGTGTCGGACTGGCCGCTACTGAACGCGCTGCTCAATACCGCATCTGGCGCAACCTGGGTTTCACTGCACCATGGTGGCGGCGTCGGCATGGGTTTCAGTCAACACTCGGGCATGGTGATCTGCTGTGACGGCACTGAAGATGCAGACCGCCGGATCGAGCGTGTCTTGTGGAACGACCCGGCCACGGGCGTCATGCGCCACGCCGATGCGGGCTATGACGACGCCAAAGACTGCGCCCGCGAGAATGGTTTGAACCTGCCGGGAATCCTTTGA
- a CDS encoding GntR family transcriptional regulator has product MSITYREVKADILRQITQGELAPGSSMPNEVDLAASYGCARATVNRAMRELADDGIIERRRKAGTRVRLNPIRQVRLNIPIVGQEIEELGAAYRYALVHGQAEPAPNWLRARMALKRDDRVLHLTCMHYADGAPYQHEDRWINLDALPEAEQHDFSDIGPNEWLVSTVPFTEAQISFHAVQADATIADYLDCTEGDALFQAERMTWLEGQTITFVQLTYRRGHRLTMQY; this is encoded by the coding sequence ATGTCCATAACCTATCGCGAGGTGAAAGCCGATATCCTGCGCCAGATCACACAAGGCGAACTTGCCCCCGGCAGCTCGATGCCGAACGAGGTTGATCTGGCCGCAAGCTATGGCTGCGCGCGGGCGACTGTCAATCGGGCAATGCGCGAATTGGCGGATGACGGCATCATCGAACGCCGCCGCAAAGCTGGCACGCGGGTCAGGCTGAACCCGATCCGGCAGGTGCGGCTGAACATTCCGATCGTCGGGCAAGAGATCGAGGAACTGGGCGCGGCCTATCGCTATGCGTTGGTGCACGGTCAGGCCGAACCCGCCCCGAACTGGCTGCGCGCGCGTATGGCGTTGAAGCGTGACGACCGGGTGTTGCATCTGACCTGCATGCACTATGCCGATGGCGCGCCGTATCAGCACGAGGATCGCTGGATCAATCTAGACGCTTTGCCCGAGGCTGAACAGCATGATTTCTCGGATATCGGTCCCAACGAATGGCTGGTGTCGACCGTGCCGTTTACCGAGGCGCAGATCAGCTTTCACGCCGTTCAAGCCGACGCCACTATCGCGGATTATCTCGACTGCACCGAAGGCGATGCCCTGTTCCAGGCCGAGCGCATGACGTGGCTTGAGGGGCAGACGATCACTTTTGTGCAATTGACCTATCGCCGCGGCCACCGTCTGACGATGCAATACTGA